CGAACTGCGGTTGCCCGCCATGCTGCTGCAGCAGACGGGCGGCGAGCGGCGCCTGACGAATCTGCTGCACCTGGCCGAACTGCTGCAATCGGCCAGCCGCCAGCTCGATGGCGAGCAGGCGCTGATACGCTGGCTGGCCGAGCAGATCGCCGGCGAGGGCGACAACGGCGACGAGCGCGTGCTGCGCCTGGAAAGCGATGCGGAACTGGTGAAGGTCATCACCGTGCACAAATCCAAGGGCCTCGAATATCCGCTCGTGTATCTGCCGTTTGCCGTCACGGCGCGCAAGGTCGATAAGCGCAACCGCAGTTTCTTCGATTATGCGGATGACAAAGGCGAGCGCCGCCTCGACCTGTCCTTGTCCGACGAAGCGATGGCGGCGGTCGAAGAGGCGCGCATCGAGGAAGACTTGCGCCTGCTGTACGTGGCCCTGACGCGCGCGCGCCACTTCCTGTGGCTGGGCGTGGCCGCCCAGGCGGCGCGCAAGGCGGGCGAGAACACCCTGCACGAGTCGGCGCTGGGCTACCTGCTGACGGGCGGCGACAAGCTGCCGGCGGAGCAGCTGCTGCTGCGCTGGCAGCAGGTCGCGGGCAGCTGCGACGCCATCTATGTGAGTTCTCTGGCGCAGCCCGACGCCTGCACGGTGCTCGATCGCATCGAGCGCCGTCCCGAATTGCGGCCCGCACCCGTGTTCGTGGGCGAATTCGAGCGTGACTGGTCGGTGGGCAGCTTTACGTCGCTGACGCGCCAGATCGGTGCCGTGGCGGCCGCGCACGTGCCGCAGCGGGCGCTGGAAGAGACCTTGCTGGAAGATGGCACGGCCGTGGCCGTGGCCGCGCCGATGCAAATGGGCGACGCGCCATGGCACCGCTTCCCGCGCGGTTCCGTGCCGGGCAATTTTCTGCATGAGCAGCTCGAGTGGATGGGCGGCGAAGGCTTTGACGGCGTCCACGATGCCAATTTCGATGCGCGCCTGGCCGCGCGCTGCGAACGGGCGGGCTGGGGCCACCGCCAGGAAGACGCCATCGCCTGGCTCCGGGAAATCGCCGTCACGCCGCTGCCGCTGCTCGATGCATCGCTGTCGCAACTGGACAGCACCCTGTCCGAGATGGAGTTCTGGTTCCCCAGCGAGCATTTGTCCACCGAAGCGCTGGATAAACTGTGCACGCGCTTGCTGCTCGACGGCGCGCCGCGTCCCGCGCTGCCGCGGCGCCAGCTGCACGGCATGCTGAAAGGCTTTGCCGACCTGGTCATCGAACGGGAGGGGCGCTACTGGGTGCTCGACTACAAGTCGAATGCGCTGGGCGCCAACGACGCCGCCTACCACACGCAGGCGCTGGCGGCCGGCATGGCGCAGCACCGCTACGACATCCAGGGCGCCATCTACATGCTGGCCCTGCACCGGCTGCTGAAAAGCCGGCTCGGCGACGCCTACGACCCGGCCGAACATCTGGGCGGCGCCATCTTCCTGTTCCTGCGCGGCATAGCGAATGCGGACACGCATGGCTGCTACTGGCTGGCGCCGCAGCTGGAATTGCTGGACGGCCTCGATCAACTGTTAGAAGAAACGGAACACCATGCAGCATGACGCGCAGATGGACGCATTGTTTACCCATGTCGACGGCATCGCCGGGGATGGCCATCTGCGCCGCCTGAGCGCCGCCTTTGCCCGCTTCATCGCCAGTCTGGAGGGGCAGGCGCCGCATGCGCGCGCCGTGGCCGTGGCCTGCGTGGTGCTGTCCGAACTGGAAGGGCGGGGCCACAGCTGTTTGATGCTGGCGGACCTGGCCAGCGAACCTTCGCAGCTGCTGGGCTGGAACGAGGAGCTGTGGCATGGGGTGCTGGCCGTTGCCGGCCCGCTGCCGGACAGCGTCGCCGGCTGGCGCGCGCTGCTGGCCGGCGCGCCGCAGGTGTGGCAGGTGGGTGCGCCCGATGTGAAACAGCCGCTGGTGCTCGATGGCGACCGTTTGTACCTGCGCCGCTACTGGCGTGACGAGACGCTGGTGGGCGAGAAAATCGCCCTCCGCGCGCAGGACTTGAGCGAGCCGCCGCTGGCGCAGGTGCGGCAATGGCTCGACATCCTGTTCGACCAGCCCACGCAGGACGGTGGCCCTGACTGGCAAAAGGTGGCCTGCGCCGTCGCCTTGCGCGGCAAGGTGGCCATCATCACGGGCGGCCCGGGCACGGGCAAGACGTACACGGTGGCCAGTTTGCTGACCTTGCTGTTTGCCGTCTCGCCGCAGCCGGAGCAGCTGCGCATCGCGCTGGCCGCGCCGACTGGCAAGGCGGCCGCGCGATTAAAACAGTCGATCGACAAGGCGCTCGAAGGGCTGGCGGCGAAGGCCGGCGACGCGCTGCCTCTGCTGGAACTGGCGCGGCGCATGGGCGCGGCGCGCACCCTGCATAGCTTGCTGGGCGCGCGGCCCGATACGCGCGCCTTTGCCCACCACGCGGGCAATCCGCTCGACGTCGACGTGCTGATCGTCGATGAAGCGTCGATGGTGCATCTGGAGATGATGGCGTCCGTGCTTGACGCCTTGCCGCCCACGGCGATATTGATCCTGCTCGGCGACAAGGACCAGCTGGCGTCCGTGGAAGCGGGCGCCGTGCTGGGCGACTTGTGCCACGACGCGCAGGCGGGCGGCTACACGGGGGACACCATCGCGTATGCGCAGGCGGCCAGCGGCGTGGCCATTCCCGCGCAGTTTGCCGGTAACGCCGGTGCGCTGGCGCAGCAGACGGTGATGCTGCGCCACAGCCACCGCTTCAGCGGCCCGATCGGCGAGCTGGCGCTGGCCGTGAATGGCGGCAGGCCTGATCTGGCCAGGGCGTGCTTCGCCGCCGACAGCGGCGGCCAGCTGGCGTGGAGCGTGCCGGCGCAGCAGGAAGACGTGCTGCGCCTGGCCTTGCGCGGGCGGGGGGATGCGCCGGGCGGCTATCAGCCTTACCTGGCGCTGGTGAACGCGGGCGAGGCCGCGTACGCGCAGCATGACGACTGGGTGCGCGCCGTGCTGCATGCTTTTGAATCGTTCCGCATCCTGTGCGCCGTGCGCGAGGGAGAATGGGGCGTGGCGGGCCTGAACACGGCCATCGAGCTGCGGCTGGAAAAGGATGGGCTGATACGCCGCAGCGAATGGTATGTGGGCCGTCCCGTGATGGTCACGCGCAACGATTACGGCACGGGCGTGTTCAATGGCGACATCGGCCTGACCCTGCGCGACCCTGCGCGGCCCGGCTCCCTGCGCGTGTACTTCCTGGAAGGGGACAATGTCCGCAGCGTGCTGGCCACGCGTTTGCGCCACGTGGAGACGGCGTTTGCCATGACGGTACATAAGTCGCAGGGCTCGGAATTTCGCCACACGGTGCTGGTGCTGCCGCAGGAAGGCGGCGCCATGCTGGCGCGCGAGCTGGTCTACACGGGCATCACGCGCGCGCGCGACTTCTTTACCCTGGTCTCGCCCACGCAGGCCGTGCTGTTCGACGCGATTTTGCGCCGCACGCAGCGCGCCAGCGGGCTGCGGGGCTTGATCGGCTGAGGGCTTGATGGGGGGGCGACGCGTTTCTTTAAAGAAATATATGTGTTGTATTCCGAATATTGACGATAATTGTTCCGTTTTTTGTGTGAGAATGCTTGCGTAGGTGAAGTAGTGCAAAAGCACTGTTCACGCCAATCAAATCGAAACGAGGAGTCCATCATGTTGTCTTCCCTTCGCACGCGCCTGGTGCTCATTTGCGTGGCCATCGTCGTCCTGTCCATGCTGGCCTTGTCGGTCGCCAATTACGTCACCACGCGCAGCAGCATGCTGGCGTCGTCGGACCAGCAGATGCAGCAGCTGCTGCAAAGCCAGTCCGCCGTGCTGGCGCAATGGGTCGATGGCAAGAAGAAAGTCATGGCCTCGGTCGTCATGTCGGCCGAGACGCCCGATCCGCTGCGCGCCTTCCAGATCGCGGAAAAGGCCGGCGATTTTGCGGAAGTGTTTATCGGCTACGCGGACAAGCGTTCCGTGTTTACCCATCCGGGCCGCCCGGCCGATTTCGATCCGACGGCGCGCGCCTGGTACACGGACACCGTCAAGGCGGGCGTGCCCATGCTCACGCCGCCGTACGTGGACGCGGCCAGCCACAAGCTGGTGGTGTCGTTCACGGCGCCCGTCGGGCCGAAAGAGGCGCTGCTGGGCGTGGCGGGCGCGGACGTGCTGCTCGATACGGTGATTGCCAACGTGGTGGCGATCAAGCCGACGCCGCACAGCTTTGCCTTCCTCGTCGACCAGAGCGGTACCATCATCGCCCACGCGGACAAGGAACTGAGCCTGCAGCCGGTGACGAAACTCGATGCCGCGCTGTCGGCCGCGCAGGTGAACCGCCTGGAAAGCTCGCGCGCGAGCGAGGCCGTGCGCCTCAATGAGCGCGACGGCAAGCTGTACGTGACGCGCGTGGCGGGCACCGACTGGCTGCTGGCCGTGGTGCTCGACCAGCAGGAAGCCATGCAAGCCTTGCAGACGATGCTGACGACGGCCACTGTCACGGCCGCGCTGCTGACCGGGCTGGCCGCGCTGCTGCTGTCGCTGCTGGTGTTCAAAATGCTCAAGCGCCTGGAACTGGTGCGCGACGCGCTCGACGACATCGCCTCGGGCGAGGGCGATTTGACGCGCCGCCTCGACGCTTCCGGCGTGGATGAACTGGCGCAGATCGCGGGCGCCTTCAACCGCTTCATCGACAAGATCGCCGCCGTGCTGGTGAAGATCCGCACGGCCAGCGAATCGGTCAAGGTATCATCGTCGGAAATCGCCGCCGGCAACCAGGACCTGTCGTCGCGCACGGAACAGCAGGCGAGCTCGCTGGAAGAAACGGCCGCCTCGATGGAGGAGCTGACTTCCACCGTCAAACAAAATGCCGATAATGCGCGCCAGGCCAACCAGATGGCACAATCGGCGTCCGGCGTGGCCAGCAAGGGCGGGCAAGTGGTGGCGCAGGTGGTCGACACCATGGCCTCGATCAATGACTCGTCGAAGAAGATCGTCGACATCATCAGCGTCATCGACGGCATCGCCTTCCAGACCAATATCCTGGCCTTGAATGCGGCAGTCGAAGCGGCGCGCGCGGGCGAGCAGGGACGCGGCTTTGCCGTGGTGGCGACGGAAGTGCGCAGCCTGGCGCAACGCTCCGCTGGCGCAGCGAAGGAAATCAAACTGCTGATCGACGATTCGGTGGGCAAGGTCGATTCGGGCGCGCGCCTGGTCGACGAGGCGGGGGCGACGATGCAGGAAATTGTCGACAGCGTGCGCCGCGTCACCGACATCATGGGCGAAATCACGGCCGCCAGCGTCGAGCAAAGCTCGGGCATCGAACAGGTGAACCAGGCCATTGCGCAGATGGACCAGGTGACGCAGCAGAATGCGGCGCTGGTGGAAGAGGCGGCGGCTGCGGCCGAAAGCCTGCAGGACCAGGCCAGCACCCTGGCGCAGGTGGTGGGCGTGTTCAAGCTCGATGACGGGCAGGCGCCGGCGGCCGTGCCGCATGCCGCAAGGCCCGTGGCGCGCGTGCCGGCTCCGGCGCGCATCGCCAGCCGCCCCGCCACAAAAGCGCCCGTCGCCAAGCAGGAGCGCAGCGACGAGTGGGAGACGTTTTAAACTTTAAGTACGCCGGGGCGCCAGGGTCGGCGCCATCTGCTTTGCGACTTCAAAAAAAGCGTTGGTGGCCGGCGTGTTCTGGCGCCGGTCGCGCACGGCCAGGCCCACCTTGCGGCTGACGGGCGGGTTCAAGGGCAGGGCGACCAGCTCCGGATACTGTTCCCGCAGCCGCTGCGGCAGGGCCAGTTCGGCGACGATGGAGACGCCGTCGCCGCGGCTGACCATGTCGAGGATGGTGATGACCTGGCTGATGCGGTAG
This window of the Janthinobacterium agaricidamnosum genome carries:
- a CDS encoding methyl-accepting chemotaxis protein is translated as MLSSLRTRLVLICVAIVVLSMLALSVANYVTTRSSMLASSDQQMQQLLQSQSAVLAQWVDGKKKVMASVVMSAETPDPLRAFQIAEKAGDFAEVFIGYADKRSVFTHPGRPADFDPTARAWYTDTVKAGVPMLTPPYVDAASHKLVVSFTAPVGPKEALLGVAGADVLLDTVIANVVAIKPTPHSFAFLVDQSGTIIAHADKELSLQPVTKLDAALSAAQVNRLESSRASEAVRLNERDGKLYVTRVAGTDWLLAVVLDQQEAMQALQTMLTTATVTAALLTGLAALLLSLLVFKMLKRLELVRDALDDIASGEGDLTRRLDASGVDELAQIAGAFNRFIDKIAAVLVKIRTASESVKVSSSEIAAGNQDLSSRTEQQASSLEETAASMEELTSTVKQNADNARQANQMAQSASGVASKGGQVVAQVVDTMASINDSSKKIVDIISVIDGIAFQTNILALNAAVEAARAGEQGRGFAVVATEVRSLAQRSAGAAKEIKLLIDDSVGKVDSGARLVDEAGATMQEIVDSVRRVTDIMGEITAASVEQSSGIEQVNQAIAQMDQVTQQNAALVEEAAAAAESLQDQASTLAQVVGVFKLDDGQAPAAVPHAARPVARVPAPARIASRPATKAPVAKQERSDEWETF
- the recD gene encoding exodeoxyribonuclease V subunit alpha, which translates into the protein MQHDAQMDALFTHVDGIAGDGHLRRLSAAFARFIASLEGQAPHARAVAVACVVLSELEGRGHSCLMLADLASEPSQLLGWNEELWHGVLAVAGPLPDSVAGWRALLAGAPQVWQVGAPDVKQPLVLDGDRLYLRRYWRDETLVGEKIALRAQDLSEPPLAQVRQWLDILFDQPTQDGGPDWQKVACAVALRGKVAIITGGPGTGKTYTVASLLTLLFAVSPQPEQLRIALAAPTGKAAARLKQSIDKALEGLAAKAGDALPLLELARRMGAARTLHSLLGARPDTRAFAHHAGNPLDVDVLIVDEASMVHLEMMASVLDALPPTAILILLGDKDQLASVEAGAVLGDLCHDAQAGGYTGDTIAYAQAASGVAIPAQFAGNAGALAQQTVMLRHSHRFSGPIGELALAVNGGRPDLARACFAADSGGQLAWSVPAQQEDVLRLALRGRGDAPGGYQPYLALVNAGEAAYAQHDDWVRAVLHAFESFRILCAVREGEWGVAGLNTAIELRLEKDGLIRRSEWYVGRPVMVTRNDYGTGVFNGDIGLTLRDPARPGSLRVYFLEGDNVRSVLATRLRHVETAFAMTVHKSQGSEFRHTVLVLPQEGGAMLARELVYTGITRARDFFTLVSPTQAVLFDAILRRTQRASGLRGLIG